In Aureibaculum algae, the following are encoded in one genomic region:
- a CDS encoding T6SS immunity protein Tdi1 domain-containing protein — protein sequence MIAEINKAWNWKGFNATEIVRTNDFGNVIFKTDKTEYWRICPEEISCEKIAESESEFDRISTDSEFIEDWEMTNLVEIAKTELGELAENQKYCLKMPAIIGGEYEKSNIGKISFAELISFSGDLGFQIKDLKDGQKIKLNIKN from the coding sequence ATGATTGCCGAAATAAATAAAGCTTGGAATTGGAAAGGATTTAATGCGACCGAAATAGTTCGGACGAATGACTTTGGCAATGTGATTTTCAAAACGGACAAAACCGAATATTGGAGAATTTGTCCCGAAGAAATAAGTTGCGAAAAGATTGCGGAATCGGAATCGGAATTTGACCGAATCTCTACCGACTCTGAATTTATAGAAGATTGGGAAATGACAAACCTTGTGGAAATAGCAAAAACGGAACTCGGAGAACTAGCGGAAAACCAAAAATACTGTTTAAAGATGCCAGCGATTATTGGTGGAGAATATGAAAAGTCCAATATTGGAAAAATAAGTTTTGCAGAACTGATTTCTTTTAGTGGAGATTTAGGATTTCAAATAAAGGATTTAAAAGACGGACAGAAAATTAAACTGAATATAAAAAACTAG
- a CDS encoding IS110 family RNA-guided transposase — MKTKDTTRSKLFIGIDVHKRSWKIRTATDLFDGSSLTIPPDAFSLKKYVDRHFKGYTVYCCYESGCCGFSHYRHFISFGWHAKVVNPADVHRPAKAQFQKTDKIDARMLCKELKDGRLKGIHVPSIEREQLRCLFRRRNELVKEHRKIKTQIKMQLLYLGIEIPKPFDNSHWSHNFRDWLRNLTFEYPTMDYCFETRLITYEYIDKQKRDVSTKLRAYCRKHYKKDYYLLRSVPGVGGIVACGLLCELGDLRRFKNFKQLASYVGLVPWVHQSGDNLKTSGLTPRANRLMRSYLVEATWQALRFDPVMQAYYRSHSGKDVKRILVKVARKLLSRIHAVIRTEIPYEVGVVS; from the coding sequence ATGAAAACAAAGGATACTACTAGATCAAAGTTATTTATTGGAATTGACGTACACAAGCGAAGTTGGAAAATTCGTACTGCAACGGATCTTTTTGATGGATCATCGTTAACTATTCCACCAGATGCATTTAGTTTAAAAAAGTATGTGGATAGGCATTTTAAGGGATATACTGTTTATTGCTGTTATGAATCGGGTTGTTGTGGCTTTAGTCATTATCGACATTTTATTTCATTTGGATGGCATGCAAAGGTTGTTAACCCTGCAGATGTTCATCGTCCAGCCAAGGCCCAGTTTCAAAAGACCGACAAGATCGATGCACGTATGTTATGTAAAGAATTAAAGGATGGCCGACTCAAAGGAATTCATGTTCCTTCAATAGAACGAGAGCAGTTAAGATGTTTGTTTCGTCGAAGAAATGAGCTGGTTAAAGAACATCGAAAAATAAAGACTCAAATAAAGATGCAATTGTTGTATTTGGGGATTGAAATTCCAAAGCCATTTGACAATAGTCATTGGTCTCATAATTTTAGAGATTGGTTAAGAAATTTGACTTTTGAATATCCTACAATGGATTATTGTTTTGAGACACGTCTTATTACCTATGAATATATAGATAAGCAAAAGCGAGATGTGAGTACAAAATTACGTGCCTATTGTCGTAAGCATTATAAGAAAGATTATTATTTATTACGATCAGTTCCGGGAGTAGGAGGCATAGTAGCTTGTGGATTATTATGTGAATTGGGTGATTTAAGGCGTTTTAAAAATTTCAAACAATTAGCCAGTTATGTAGGATTGGTTCCCTGGGTACACCAAAGTGGAGATAATCTCAAAACTTCAGGGTTAACCCCAAGAGCAAATCGGCTAATGCGTAGTTATTTGGTAGAAGCTACTTGGCAAGCGTTGCGTTTTGATCCAGTTATGCAGGCCTATTATCGGTCACATTCAGGTAAAGATGTCAAACGCATATTGGTAAAAGTAGCGAGGAAACTCTTGAGTCGAATTCATGCAGTAATTAGAACTGAAATTCCTTATGAAGTAGGTGTAGTTAGTTAA
- a CDS encoding Crp/Fnr family transcriptional regulator codes for MIKEYLSSINIFKNSEIDEVIQFGSYHKYKKGDFFIKEGQISKNMAFINSGILRSYYYSNSGNEITYCLSFPESFITAFSSYISQEKSSINIQALSDTELFVIQKNQMDKLIKENTNWLLFQKQTAEKYFMTLEKRVFEHQKEKAENRYTNLIKRHPEYIKQIPLQYIASYLGITQRHLSRIRAKTDF; via the coding sequence ATGATTAAAGAATACTTATCTTCTATTAATATATTTAAAAATTCAGAAATAGATGAAGTAATCCAATTTGGGAGTTATCATAAATATAAAAAAGGAGATTTTTTTATTAAGGAAGGACAAATAAGTAAGAATATGGCGTTTATAAATTCAGGGATTTTGCGTTCATATTACTATTCTAATTCAGGAAACGAAATAACTTATTGTTTATCATTTCCTGAATCATTCATTACAGCATTCTCTTCATATATTTCACAAGAAAAATCAAGTATCAATATACAAGCATTAAGTGATACGGAGCTATTTGTAATACAAAAAAATCAAATGGATAAGCTAATTAAAGAAAACACAAATTGGCTTCTATTTCAAAAACAAACAGCAGAAAAATATTTCATGACACTTGAAAAAAGAGTATTTGAACATCAAAAAGAAAAAGCAGAAAATAGATATACCAATTTGATTAAAAGACACCCCGAATATATTAAACAAATTCCTCTTCAGTATATAGCTTCCTATCTTGGCATTACACAAAGACATCTTAGCCGAATAAGAGCCAAAACTGATTTTTAG
- a CDS encoding SRPBCC family protein, translated as MNTLTSKTVTINRTIKEVYKFTTNMENFKSWFPKVIKIESNNSLNHAIVGKKYIETVIVPFKGESIISLNVVKAEENKIFITEGDFSPLFPKMTIKFHENSSNTTTLTWCMQSRNTNLIFTSLLLPIFKKIMNKRAKIGVQNLKTILEK; from the coding sequence ATGAATACATTGACTTCAAAAACAGTAACTATTAATAGAACAATAAAAGAAGTATATAAATTTACAACTAACATGGAAAACTTCAAATCGTGGTTTCCAAAAGTTATAAAAATAGAATCTAATAATTCATTGAATCATGCAATTGTTGGAAAAAAATACATTGAAACCGTTATAGTACCTTTTAAAGGAGAGAGTATAATTTCTTTAAATGTTGTAAAAGCAGAAGAAAATAAAATCTTCATTACTGAAGGTGATTTTTCACCATTATTCCCTAAGATGACTATAAAATTTCATGAAAATTCATCTAATACCACAACTTTAACTTGGTGTATGCAAAGCAGAAATACTAATTTGATATTTACATCTCTATTGTTGCCAATATTTAAAAAAATCATGAATAAAAGAGCTAAAATTGGTGTGCAAAATTTAAAGACTATATTAGAAAAATAA
- a CDS encoding DinB family protein, which produces MNSTEVILLNFSEIRRRSIKLWSGIPNEYLNWKPDENAFTIIEMIRHVLEGEHLFHKIIENRGNLGNYKSPWKELKYSDLKNELDFAENYRADFLSMINRLNESDLENVKIERKEVGQSKKLGDYLNRIAYHETVHTGQMLSYLRTIGIDRPQIWD; this is translated from the coding sequence ATGAATTCAACCGAAGTTATTTTATTAAACTTTTCCGAAATTAGAAGACGGAGTATAAAGTTATGGAGCGGAATTCCTAATGAATACCTGAATTGGAAACCTGACGAAAATGCGTTCACAATTATCGAAATGATAAGACACGTTTTAGAGGGTGAACATCTTTTCCATAAAATTATAGAAAATCGTGGGAATTTAGGAAATTACAAATCACCTTGGAAAGAACTAAAATATTCAGACTTGAAAAACGAACTGGATTTTGCCGAAAATTATCGAGCGGATTTTTTGAGTATGATAAATAGACTGAACGAATCGGATTTAGAGAATGTAAAGATTGAGAGAAAGGAAGTGGGACAAAGCAAAAAACTTGGAGATTATCTGAATCGAATTGCATATCACGAAACTGTTCACACAGGACAAATGTTGAGCTATTTAAGAACAATTGGAATTGACCGACCTCAAATATGGGATTAA
- a CDS encoding alpha/beta hydrolase-fold protein, which produces MTKQFLIIILLFCSNIYGQNIKDNIVGSSLLIQSKIMNDEREIQIFLPDGYADSDITYPVLYVLDGQRYFLHAVSLQKSFIEFKQTPEFIIVGISKKISDRNRNFSVNSQKYLDFIKKEVIDYIDNQYRTSEKRMLFGWAFGGGFVIETMTNEPDLFNVYISASPFPLKGKINEIDSFLTENPNFNKLLFFSSGTNEGVVKDGTNELNLLLTDKAPKTMNWVFRELQDEEHRSTPFTTLYHGIKEYYNYFPELQFNSLEEFSNAGGLDYVYNYYQKRASEFGFSKDLSDWTMFTLTRNAIRANDYNQFNNFVNDFKSTEFISRLRVTRACSIAEFYLKHNEYDKAIKLFLFLAEKHPNSERPLNGLGDTYKELKKEIKASSYYKKAKKISESNSN; this is translated from the coding sequence ATGACAAAACAATTCTTAATAATAATTTTATTATTCTGTTCCAACATCTATGGACAAAATATAAAAGACAATATTGTTGGTTCTTCTTTATTAATTCAATCTAAAATAATGAATGATGAGAGAGAGATTCAAATCTTCTTACCAGATGGCTATGCAGATTCTGATATAACATATCCTGTTCTCTATGTTTTAGATGGTCAGCGATATTTTTTACACGCGGTAAGTCTTCAAAAGTCATTTATTGAATTCAAGCAAACACCTGAATTTATAATAGTTGGAATTTCAAAGAAAATATCTGATAGAAATAGAAACTTTAGTGTGAATTCACAAAAGTACTTGGACTTCATTAAAAAGGAAGTTATTGACTATATTGATAACCAATACAGAACGTCTGAAAAACGGATGTTATTCGGTTGGGCATTTGGTGGAGGTTTTGTTATTGAAACGATGACAAATGAACCAGATTTATTTAATGTCTACATTTCAGCAAGTCCATTTCCGCTAAAAGGAAAAATAAATGAAATAGATAGCTTTCTAACAGAAAATCCAAATTTCAATAAATTATTATTTTTTAGTTCTGGAACAAATGAAGGTGTTGTAAAAGATGGAACGAATGAACTAAACTTACTTTTAACAGATAAAGCACCAAAAACAATGAATTGGGTCTTTAGAGAATTACAAGATGAAGAACATAGGTCCACACCATTCACTACACTATATCACGGAATTAAAGAATACTACAACTACTTTCCTGAATTGCAATTCAATAGCCTTGAGGAATTCTCAAATGCTGGCGGATTAGATTATGTTTATAATTATTATCAAAAACGAGCATCAGAATTTGGGTTTTCAAAAGATTTGTCTGATTGGACAATGTTTACATTAACAAGAAACGCCATAAGAGCAAATGACTATAATCAATTTAATAACTTTGTAAATGACTTTAAGAGCACAGAATTTATCAGCAGATTAAGAGTAACCCGAGCTTGTTCAATTGCAGAATTTTATTTAAAACACAACGAATATGATAAAGCAATTAAGTTGTTTTTGTTTTTAGCAGAAAAACACCCTAACTCTGAAAGACCTCTGAACGGATTGGGAGACACTTACAAAGAATTGAAAAAAGAAATAAAGGCTTCTTCATATTATAAAAAAGCAAAAAAAATATCTGAAAGTAATTCTAACTGA
- a CDS encoding helix-turn-helix domain-containing protein translates to MERKVKYNYDFKLRCVRQVLNHHQTVEAVSKLYGCHHTTLHDWIRFYEKYGKKALLPRKNKVYTLPFKLKVLETIDKDLLSFSQACLEFNIPTKSVIMKWQRNYKQNGIIGLNHKPRGKPKSMQFKRAKKKSNKPLTREEELLLENESLRAELDLLKKLQALIQEEQSKKQKPLQN, encoded by the coding sequence ATGGAAAGAAAAGTTAAGTACAATTATGATTTTAAACTTCGCTGCGTAAGGCAAGTTTTAAATCACCATCAAACAGTAGAGGCTGTTTCAAAATTATATGGTTGCCATCATACAACGCTTCACGATTGGATTCGCTTTTATGAAAAGTATGGTAAAAAGGCTTTATTGCCTAGAAAAAACAAGGTTTACACTTTGCCTTTCAAACTTAAAGTTTTAGAAACTATTGATAAAGATTTATTATCTTTCAGTCAAGCCTGTTTAGAGTTTAATATTCCTACTAAATCTGTAATTATGAAATGGCAACGTAATTATAAACAAAACGGTATTATTGGCTTAAACCATAAACCAAGAGGTAAACCAAAATCTATGCAATTTAAAAGAGCAAAAAAGAAGTCTAATAAACCTTTAACTCGAGAAGAGGAACTTTTATTAGAAAATGAATCTTTAAGAGCAGAACTAGACTTGCTAAAAAAGTTACAAGCCTTAATTCAAGAAGAGCAAAGCAAAAAGCAAAAGCCATTACAGAATTAA
- a CDS encoding IS3 family transposase: MTELRHKYDLDILLHHTNMARSSYYYHNKRSLVIDKYEVIKRLINQIYHHHKGRYGYRRITLEINKKGILVNHKTILKLMRELGLKSLIRIKRYKSYKGQVGQTAPNILQCNFKVVKPNKKWATDITEFKVFGKKLYLSPIIDLFNGEIISYELSERPNFKQVVTMLKKSFKKIPNQTNLILHSDQGWQYQMKQYQRLLKEKGITQSMSRKGNCLDNAVIENFFGILKSELFYLNKYRSITQLKKDIKEYIKYYNNERIKPNLKGMSPIEYRVHYYQN, encoded by the coding sequence ATTACAGAATTAAGGCATAAGTATGATTTAGATATATTACTACATCATACAAATATGGCAAGAAGCAGTTATTATTATCATAATAAAAGAAGTCTTGTAATTGATAAATATGAAGTGATAAAACGATTGATTAACCAGATATATCATCATCACAAAGGAAGATATGGTTATAGAAGAATCACTTTAGAAATCAACAAAAAAGGAATTCTTGTAAATCATAAAACGATATTAAAATTAATGCGTGAATTAGGTTTAAAAAGTTTAATAAGAATCAAAAGATATAAATCTTATAAGGGACAAGTAGGTCAAACAGCTCCAAACATATTACAATGTAATTTTAAAGTTGTAAAACCAAATAAAAAATGGGCAACAGATATTACAGAATTTAAAGTCTTTGGTAAAAAACTCTATCTATCACCAATAATTGATTTATTTAATGGAGAAATAATAAGTTATGAATTATCTGAAAGGCCTAATTTTAAACAAGTTGTTACGATGTTAAAAAAGTCTTTTAAAAAAATACCTAATCAAACGAACTTAATATTACATTCAGATCAAGGTTGGCAATATCAAATGAAACAATATCAAAGATTATTAAAAGAAAAAGGAATTACTCAAAGTATGTCTCGAAAGGGAAATTGTTTAGACAATGCTGTAATAGAAAATTTCTTTGGTATACTAAAATCTGAATTGTTTTATTTGAATAAGTATAGGTCAATAACTCAGTTAAAGAAAGACATAAAAGAGTATATAAAATATTATAATAACGAAAGAATTAAACCAAATTTAAAAGGAATGAGCCCGATTGAATATCGAGTTCATTATTATCAAAATTAA
- a CDS encoding IS110 family RNA-guided transposase, with product MKNYVDVIGIDVSKLTIDAHIHNRAVHRVFSNTTKGYKALLSWTETYLKEQVYFFCFENTGHYSTNLSVYLSENNIDYIEQSPLAIKRSVGIVRGKTDKLDAGMIARYAWLHKEELLLSTPKENHVQELGRLLSIREQLVRDRTGKMSSLKEMQSLLSSPSTDNCCRIIKKTIHYLTKQIEALELCIKKLMKSDKSLDKNFKLLNTLKGVGLILSCQIIYHTSNFKRFNSWRQFSSYCGVAPFEHSSGTSIRRRNRIHHIGDRKMKTLLTLASVSAIQCDKELKQYYKKKLEEGKPKMVALNNVRNKILSRAFAVVKRGTPYVEIQKYAA from the coding sequence ATGAAAAATTATGTAGATGTTATAGGAATTGATGTATCTAAATTAACAATCGATGCACATATCCATAACAGAGCAGTACATCGAGTGTTTTCTAACACTACTAAGGGTTACAAAGCACTATTGTCATGGACGGAAACGTATTTAAAAGAGCAAGTCTATTTTTTCTGTTTTGAGAATACAGGACATTACTCTACAAACCTGAGTGTTTACCTATCAGAAAACAATATAGATTATATTGAACAAAGTCCCTTAGCAATCAAACGATCTGTAGGTATTGTTAGAGGTAAAACAGATAAACTTGATGCGGGTATGATAGCTAGGTATGCTTGGTTACATAAAGAAGAACTACTTCTTAGTACACCAAAAGAAAATCACGTTCAAGAGTTGGGCAGATTATTATCGATTAGAGAACAGCTAGTAAGAGATCGAACAGGCAAGATGAGTAGCCTTAAAGAAATGCAATCTTTACTTAGTAGTCCTTCAACCGACAACTGTTGTAGAATTATCAAAAAGACCATTCATTATCTCACAAAACAAATTGAAGCTCTAGAACTTTGTATTAAAAAATTAATGAAAAGTGATAAATCACTCGATAAGAATTTTAAGCTTCTAAATACCTTAAAAGGAGTCGGATTAATACTTTCTTGTCAGATTATATATCACACGAGCAACTTTAAACGATTCAATAGTTGGCGACAATTTTCTAGCTATTGTGGTGTTGCACCTTTTGAACACAGTTCTGGAACCAGTATTAGAAGAAGGAATAGAATACACCATATAGGAGATAGAAAAATGAAAACACTTTTAACACTTGCCAGCGTGAGTGCTATACAGTGCGATAAAGAACTAAAACAATATTACAAGAAGAAACTCGAAGAAGGTAAACCAAAAATGGTTGCTTTAAATAATGTTAGAAATAAGATTTTATCAAGAGCATTTGCAGTAGTGAAAAGAGGAACGCCTTATGTAGAAATCCAAAAATATGCAGCTTAA
- a CDS encoding MFS transporter has translation MKNKSIYTFDFGLICLSSLLFSSSYNMLIPELPTYLESLGGKKYIGLIIALFTLTAGVSRPFSGKLTDTIGRKPVMLIGIIVCIICGFLYPILTTVYGFLLLRFLHGFSTGFSPTAFAAFLTDIIPSNRWGEALGIQSLFFSSGLALGPVLGSFIKLHQSYNFLFYCSSFISLLSILCIINLKETLVDKRNFQISFLRIKKNDIIDVKVIYPAIITFISYLSFGIVLTLIPLLSNYLGIMNKGLFFIIFTLASLLIRFVAGKLSDKYSRQLIIIMGLIFLSISFLILGFYQTKNGLVVGACIYGIAIGILAPTLNAWTVDLCNPKEKGKAIATMFIALEIGIGLGALGSGWYYQNGISEVFIVFYFYAIITFSSLVYMLFTYKKG, from the coding sequence ATGAAAAATAAATCTATCTATACTTTTGATTTTGGACTTATATGTTTGAGTTCATTACTGTTTTCATCTAGCTATAATATGTTAATTCCTGAACTTCCAACTTATTTAGAAAGCCTTGGAGGAAAAAAATATATAGGTTTAATTATCGCATTATTTACACTTACAGCTGGTGTTTCAAGACCTTTTAGTGGAAAATTAACCGATACTATTGGAAGAAAACCTGTAATGTTAATTGGAATAATCGTGTGTATTATATGTGGTTTTCTATATCCAATTTTAACAACAGTTTATGGTTTTTTACTTTTAAGGTTTTTACACGGCTTTTCAACAGGTTTTAGCCCAACGGCTTTTGCAGCCTTTTTAACGGATATTATACCTTCAAATCGTTGGGGAGAAGCTTTAGGAATACAAAGTCTTTTTTTTAGTTCAGGTTTAGCTTTAGGTCCTGTTTTGGGTAGTTTTATAAAACTACATCAGTCATATAATTTTTTGTTTTACTGTTCGTCATTTATTTCATTATTATCAATATTATGTATTATAAATTTAAAAGAAACTTTAGTTGATAAAAGGAACTTTCAAATCTCTTTTTTAAGAATAAAAAAGAATGATATTATTGATGTAAAAGTTATTTATCCTGCAATAATTACATTTATTTCCTATTTGTCATTTGGTATCGTATTAACACTTATTCCTTTATTATCAAATTATTTAGGAATAATGAATAAAGGTCTATTTTTTATTATTTTTACTCTAGCGTCATTATTGATTAGATTTGTTGCTGGAAAATTGTCAGATAAATATAGTCGTCAATTAATAATCATTATGGGATTAATTTTTCTTTCTATATCTTTTCTTATACTAGGTTTTTATCAAACAAAAAATGGTTTAGTAGTTGGAGCTTGTATCTATGGGATTGCCATAGGCATATTAGCTCCAACTTTAAATGCTTGGACGGTCGATTTATGCAATCCGAAAGAAAAGGGTAAAGCTATTGCTACTATGTTTATAGCTTTAGAAATTGGAATTGGTCTAGGGGCTCTTGGTTCTGGATGGTATTATCAAAATGGTATTTCAGAGGTTTTTATTGTATTCTATTTTTATGCTATAATAACATTTTCTTCTCTAGTTTATATGCTTTTTACCTATAAGAAAGGTTAA
- a CDS encoding HD domain-containing protein encodes MESSRLKKQIEFIKEVDKLKYIERKTRLFNSNRRENDAEHSWHLSLMAIILDEHSNENIDVLKVLKMLLIHDIVEIDAGDTFLFDTKKNHDNTAEEFVAAKRIFGILPKNQAEDLIAIWKEFEEGETSEAKFAKAMDRFQPVLQNQSNNGGTWFEFNVIYENVIKKTEKIKLGSSTIWEYVEKTIKSLYNR; translated from the coding sequence ATGGAATCAAGTCGATTAAAAAAGCAAATTGAGTTTATCAAAGAAGTAGATAAACTAAAATATATTGAGCGTAAAACGAGGTTATTTAATAGTAACAGGAGAGAAAATGATGCAGAACATAGTTGGCATTTATCATTAATGGCAATTATTTTGGACGAACATTCCAATGAAAATATTGATGTTTTAAAGGTTTTAAAAATGTTATTGATTCACGATATTGTTGAAATAGATGCTGGTGATACTTTTTTATTTGACACAAAAAAAAATCACGATAATACAGCTGAAGAATTTGTTGCTGCAAAACGTATTTTTGGAATTTTACCAAAGAACCAAGCAGAGGATTTAATTGCAATTTGGAAAGAATTCGAGGAAGGAGAAACGAGTGAAGCTAAATTTGCAAAAGCAATGGATAGGTTTCAGCCTGTACTTCAAAATCAATCAAATAATGGTGGTACTTGGTTTGAGTTTAATGTAATTTATGAGAATGTTATTAAAAAAACAGAAAAGATTAAGTTAGGTTCCAGCACTATTTGGGAATATGTAGAGAAAACAATTAAATCACTTTATAATAGATAG